CCCCCAGACACCCCCACATCCCGCCCCATCCCTCCCCCCGACTCCCCAGTTCAGGGCCAGGGTTTTGAGACACGCAGGCAATCTCCGCCGATGGCGGCTACAGCTATGGATGGTCAGGACGAGAGGCAGGACAGACGGGACGGGACACACGGGAATCGGACAGCGGGAAAATAAAAGGATCCTCCTACCCTGAGGGCTCCCTCACTGACTCTGCTGTGtacctgctctgctcctccacacTGCGGTTCTCCGGCGCCCGCCACTCGGGCAGGGTGCTGGCGCACAGCACCACCATGGACACGATGACGAAGAGGATGGAGACGGTGGCCAGGACCTGAGCGGCCACGGAAGACGTGGGCTCCTCGAAAGTCCTCCTCATTCTCTCTAGCCATTTCCCGCCCTCGGCTACCGGCGGCCGCCGGCCCTTGCCCTCGGGGCCGGCAGCCGCCTCTCCCGGCGGGTCCTCCGCCGCGTAGTAGGTGCGCGTCTCGGACATGCGGTCGTCGAGGCGGCGCTGGCAGCAGTAGTCGAGGTGGGAGCCCTCCAGCCCCCAGTAGATCATCTCATTGTAGAAGGAGAGCTCGCACATGTGCGGCACGAAGCGCAGGTGGCCGTGCCGGACGTACAGCATGATGAAGCCGAAGGCCTCCGAATGCCGGTCGAAGAAGTACTCGTTCCGTTCCCGGTCGTAGTCGTCGCACACTTCCAGCACGTCCTGCTCCGAGAGGCAGCCGTGCAGGCGGCTTACCCGCCGCAGCGGGAAATCCTTCAGCACCTCCCGGGAGAAGGAGTACCGGGTGCCCCCGACGTTCAACACCACCGAGGGGCCGCGGCCAAAGTTCATGGCTTGGGCGGGACGGAGGAGGGGAaaggcgggcagggcagggcggcgAGGCGGGGAGCAGCGCGGCTGGCGGAGGCTGCCGCGGCTCCGGCTCCGGCTCCGCTCGCACTGCTGGCGGCTCCCGCTTGACGACGGGGCGGGCgcggagggagggagagagcgGGAGGGAAGGCGGGAGAGGCGCCGCGGCGGGCGCCCCAGCGGCCGCGCAAGCAGACGGGGCGCGGCGGAGGCTGCGCGTGTCCCCGCCGATGCCGCTGACAGGTGCGGCCTCGGCCTCAGCGCCGGCGGGCGGGCGCCTCGGCGGGGCCCCGCCGAGTTGGGGGCGCGGCCGCGGGCATAGCGGGGCCCGGGAGCTCCGCGCCCGGCGCCGCTCTGCTCCGCCGGTGCCGGCTCACAGGCGGGCGGGAGGCGGtgcggcggcagcggcggctgGGGACACGCCTCCTCCCCCCGCCCGTGCACATGGCGGAGCGCGGCGCCGGGGCTGTCCAGGGCCCGGCCTCGCTCCCTTCGGGGACCCTCGGGGCAGCGAGGGCTTCGGCTGCAGCGGGGCAGAGCCAGTCCTcgccagccccgctgcccgccccgcgaCGCCGCTCTTGGGCGAAGTCGCCCACCAAACCCAAGTAACACTTCGGGGACGCTTTTTTCCTGAATCCCTGAAAGTGAAGCGTTTGAGCACCACACCGCTCGCTCCTTGCTCGAGGCTGCCAGCGCCCGTCGCTCCCGTCTCGTTCGTTTCGCCGCCGCCGGGGCAACGAGCAGCTCCCGGCCGCGGctgggcggcggggcccgcggcTGGCCTCACCGGGCTTTCCTGCAAAACCCTTTCCTTTTCAGAGCCCGTCCCCAACACACCCCCCGTACACATGTGGATGAGGAGACGCATCTTCTTCCACCTCATACCGACATCAGGCAGAGTCAGGTGCCTTGGGTAGAGCCTTCTGCCCTGCTTCTTTCTGCCCACATCCGTCTTCGTTCTGTACTCCTACGTTCTCGTGTCCCACACCCATCTACATGCATCAGTGGGCACGACCCTGTCTGCTCTCTAAAGCCTTGATTTCATTTGATTGTATTATGTACAGAGAGTTCTTAATTTCCActactgaggttttttttttgttttaccctAATCTGAGAACTCTGCaagctgaagtattttataGGCTTATTAACATCTGGAGCATCATGGGGTAAAATCACCCAAGATACAGTTCTCCCTTTCAGTGAGGTGCTTTCAGTTGCCAATGTGCCTCCACTTGCCAGGAGAAAGGGCAGGTGAGTATATCCTTTCAAAACTCCTGCCAAACATTTGTTGCTCAAGTGCTGTGTGTACAAGGACACCAAGGTTAAACCAGTGTTTTACCACCCCCTTACTTTGTTGCTCTAGATGTATGTACTTTCCTTTATGGGTTAGGGTcgggtttttttcatttgttgtttttgttgttgccaTGCTACTTTCTTAGCTGAGATTTGTAAGGCACATTTAGATGGATCAAAATAAACGGATAGACATCTAATTGTTTagtaaaaaatgttattttaaaggagAATGCGTCTAAGCGCTAGTATTTTTAACTCTGTTTGTCATCTTCTAAAAAATACTTCCAGAGAGATTCGAAGAACTGTCCGCTTTACTACGAAGAGAATTCTGCAAGCTCTGCTGTGGTTGTTATACAGAATATCCACTAGAGGTCACGGTTAGTCATTTTTCTCTGCTCATTTAATGAGAAGAGACGAAACCCACCCAAACTCCCAGTTACAAAATGTAGTGAAGTAGCGGGTTGTTCCACAGTAAGGTCATTTTTTATCTCTCTTTAGTTACGCTGGTGTCTGTTGTCACATAGCTGGAAAGGTTTTTTTGCTGCCAGCAATTGCATTTAGTTAATATAGCTTGGCTGCCTGTTAATTTTATAAGCaacaaatactattttaaacCTCTTCACCTTCCTTTGATGTGCGTGCTTCTGTGTTTCATTCTTTCAGGAACAATTACTAGAATATCTGTTTAAGAAAGCCTGACCAGAACTCTGACAGAGATAGGGAGTTATCCAGGTGCTTCTGGCTTTGCAAATTGTAATGCTGCCTGCTCTGTAAGTTTTAACCCCCTCCATTCCTCATAGGGAGTTCACAGTGGAAGAGAGTGCAAATAGCATGACCTGAAGACATGCATTTACCAACTGTGTAGAAATATGGGTAGGAGTATATGTTCTAGAAGTAAGTTCAAGATGAACAAAGCTTTTTGTGCTGTGAAGCTGTATGGCAGAACAGGTAAAGTGCTGGGCTGACAAGAGTCAGACTTCAAAGTACATCACTTAATGAAGGTCGATTTGATGCCTATTTCTGTTTCTGGTTTTCACTTTCTGTTAAAtatgaaatacaattattttctccttcagagtAACACTGTCAAGCGTTCAAGATGAACAAAGCTTATCTGGTAAcagtaatgttttctttgtagGCTGGCATGTTCGATTTTAGTTACTGTAGttaaaattactgatttttaattgagaagatttttttttttttcctagcaagCTGGTGTCAATAGCTGTAAACAGCACCACTTCCCACCAGGAGCAGTGATTTACTGGGAACAAAACCTCAGATTTTAgacaggatttttaattttccagtagatgttctgatttttgtcgTGCTGAAATTGGTCACCTCATTCCTGTTGTGAAATAGCTTGTTTATAGTAAATTTGGGGTAATGCACGATATTGAGAGGTGAAATACTGGAGACTCTGTGTGACTgtaagcaaaacattttgtaatatattaagaaaaagacCTTTTTGAAGGTTCTTgttggggggggaaaaaataataataataaaaaatgtctggCAGTTCCAGCTGTTAGGATTTGAAATATGGTACCTAATTAGTAAGAAACAAGTCAGTCAAATAGCTAAGCATAGAAATGAGTAAAGGGTATTCAGCCTATATGTTCACAGGCAAGGTGAATCTTTAGAAGGACTGAGCTGACTAATAATCTAAAATATAATAAAGACCTCTTTCAGGTAGTTGAGTTCAGGTATTTGGGAGGTTGGCTTGGTTTGGGTTCTTACAATCTGAAGATACATGCTGAGGTGTTGAAtcaaaacaattacttttttcctggTATAACCTTTATTCTCACTTGCTGCACAGGAGGAACTTCACAATTAATagtaattatataaaaatagctttctttgtgtcaacatttattttcatggcTTTTGTTGTGCTATTACATCCTAGGGGTATTTAACggacttgaaatattttctacagCTTCCTAATCTTTCTGGCCTTACACTGAGGCTATTGCTCTGTGTTTTGAGTACAGCTCTACACTTGCTTTAAGAGAAGAGATTATTTACTTGAATTTTGTATGTGAACAAAGAGGTATATTTTGGTGGCAGGCATTTTTCATAACTTGGCATGAGGTTCTTTTCCTACTGAGGTAGTTACTAATGCTTTTGACTTCAGTGCAAAACTGTCTTTTGATTGGGTGTTTTTGTCAGGAATCTCAGTTATTTGTCTGACCACAACATGCAGGAACTGTAGCTATAGAGCAGTCTACGATGGCAGACCGGtacacacagaacaaaaagatTTCCTGGCTAGGGAGTATACAGAAAGTAATGTGTAAAACTGGAGGGGAAGGGCAAAAGCCAGTGGTTTTTGGTATTAAGCATAATGTGTCTGGCTATATCTGTCTTAATTATTTGAAGAGGCAATACCTAAAGACTAGAACAAATGCTTCAAAAGGTTCTGCGTGCACAACTGGAATATGGTTTGCATTTACCTGTAGTTTGGGTCTTGGGGAAAAATGGCTTCCAACAGATGTCTTTTCTTTAATCAAACTTCTCTGCACCAAAGCCCTTCCACTTCAATGTGATTTGTGGGCTTTGTAGAAAACCTTTCAGAAGATGAGCCTAATACCACATATAATTACCAAACAGTCTAATGACAGATGCAGTTTGGATTGTCACTGGCACCTGACATAAGAGTACAAGTTCCCTTGTCGCTGAGGCACTtataaaaatctgaataattttgaatatGAATGTTTCTAAAAGTGGATGAATGACATTTAGTAGGGAGCTGGGTACTCACGTTTGATATACATGTGCACAGAATACAATCTGTAGTTGACATAATTAGACTAACTTACTTCATGAAACATGCTAACACTTTGGGAAATTTGGCTGTGAACAGTTAAGATTTGATACTGGAGACTCAATATATTTGTAGGTCAGACTACAAGCTTTTTTTAGTGCGAGAGACAACTTCTCTGTTGTCCCTCACCTCCATATTGAGAAAATCCCAGCAAAATGTAATGTACCTGGTGCTGGCCTAATTATTGAAGGCTAATAAATTTCAGTGATCATTGAATCAAATTAAATGTTCTTGGACAGAGATGGTTGCTAGCTGGGGTAAACCAGTTTGTTACATCTGAACTCCAGGCGGATACCAAGCACCGAGAGAAAGACATTGCTTGCCTGAGGAAGGTGATTAGAAGGATACTTGCTAATGGGAAATTCAAAGGCACAAATGAATTCCCTAAGGAGAGTACAACCCAGGAATGTGTTTTCACACCAGTAAGATCCTTTTCTAAATGCCTGCCAAGGGGAAGGAAAACTGTCTGTAGAGAAGATGGAGAGAAATACTGGGATTTGGAGAAGACATGCATGGCTGAATCTAAAGCATGCTTtcagaacaggaagaaaacagggcCAGATAAATGCatataaatgttattttgtcacagttttgtttggatttatgttttttttatgttagcTAACATATGGAGTTActgctgtggggttttgtttgtttgtttgtggtgggttttttagggttttttgttttttttttttgtttcttgcatCCTCAGCAAAGGCTATGAGATTGGTTCACTTGCCTAAACATACATGAGCTAGTGCCACTTGAGATGCCCTGTGTTTTCCCTGTTCTTCACCTGCTGCTCCAGTTGTGCATGAGCTTTCTGTGTCCTGTCCACCAGCCCCTGCAGATGTCCTGGTTGCCATACAGGTGACATGTCATATCTGTGTTTAGGTAACTGAACTGAGCCTTAGAGATTGTTGAAGAACAAGACTGGAAACTTTTAAATTGTGTTGGTTGGGATTCAGGGCAGATGCCCTGGTGAGTCACTCACGGCCTTTGGGAAGAGAATTCAGACAGCTGTAACTCTGAAATCCCACAGGGACTTCTGCAGACCCACTGAAGTTAACACAAGTAGCTCTACCTGCTCATTTAGAGGAGGTTATAAGCCTGTAGGTCTAATTAGGTGAGACTTAACCATAGTAAGTCACTGTCCCACAAACAGGGTTTTAGTGAATTTGtggaaaatattctaaaaaaatttcaggaataaaataaatcagctgATATTTCCATAGTGAGAAATAGTATACTTTTCTATTTTATGTATCTGAGCTctcaggggaaggagaagagagtgAGAAACTCTGTCTTGCTATTACGTTGCTCTAAGCTCCACACTTCAGAGGAAATGAAGGTAAATAAGGAGGTTTTGGAAAGCCTTTCACTTGTTTCTTGatcaaaagggaaaatacaaCCTTCTCAAACCTCGCTCTTCTCAAATGCAACATTGTTAACAACTGAACACTCCATTCTACTAAACTGCAACAAATCATGTAGAATCAAGTCTTGTGTAACACTTGAGCATACAAAATTCAGTCACTTTGACCCCTTCCatgaagctttttctttctctaagtACTTACTAATCTTGTCAGTATAATCCTACATGTTCTTCCAGGAGTTCCAGACACTCCTCCTGTTGACTATATTGATTTATAAAAACAGTTGAGCTTGCAATCATagattaaatatttgcattactATTTAAAACTTAAAGATGAtgctcagattttaaaaatacaaagtctGAAGTCAAATCCTTATCCAGTTAAAATTAATAAACCAATGATGTGTTGCTTTTGGttacaaagcaaaagcaatccTTTGGTTCTTGGGGAAAATGAGATCAGCCCTTTCTGTAAAAATCCTCTGGAGAGGACTGCACTGGAGAGTGCTGTGTGGTTGTATCCTTCCTCAGGGCATAGGCAGACCTGGTTCTGCAGTGCAACAGGGTGGTAAAACCTTTGCATTATCAGAGCTTCAGGAACAACTGGAGCATAACTCCATTACAGTTCCAGGGAAGCCAATAAAGTCGTTCCATCCTGAGTTTACTGTGTAGGATGTTAAATGGCAGCTTGCCTTTCATGGCTGTGCAGAAATGAGCTAAAAATCCCCCGTGCTTTCTGTAATTTATCTGCAATGTATTGGTGAGGACTCTAGCTTCTAGCAAAAAGGTTGCATTAAACTGGGTTGTGTGTAAGCAATTGCATAGAGGCATCCCCAGGTGCCTACATAATCACTGTCAACATCTAAGTAAATGACATAGATGTTCCCCGAGTTCACTGTGGTACCGCTGGCACAAGCTGGTATGTGTTTGGAGGAATGGTAACTTCTTCCCTCTTCTATCAAATAATTCCTTCCTAAATCACACAAGAGACTGGATTATGTCCTGGAATTGGAAGTGTCATACCATTATCTTCTTTACTCAGCTAGAAATGTGTCAAATAGCCAGAGTCTGTCTTTCTCTGCCTTCATTCTACAATggtatttttcagctgtgacCTCAAAATGTGATAACTGACTTTCTGAATCAGGTACAAATACTTGCAACAAAATCTACGAGAATTATTCTGTAGTTTGATCACCTTTTAGCAAAATACCTGAGAATCTGGTTCTTGAGATTAAGCAACTGcatgagaaaatacttttctctctttcacacTGTACAAAGAAACATTTGTGTCCAGTTTTTATGCTGTCCTGTCCTCTGGTATAAGTTATTATAGCTTCATTTTCTGCAAGTACTGATTTCACGTGGGTATTTTAAATGCTCATTTTTGCCTatttctatgcttttttttttttttttttcatctgcttgCAAGTGCAGATCCTACCTACATGCAGATATGCCCCCACATTTTGAGTCAAGTGTCACTTCAGTCCCAGTTCCTGAGTCTCTTCTTGGAAAGCTTCGATATGTTCACTAATTGTTCTTTTCCTGCTAATTACAGGAGGGGAAAGTGGACTCTCCATGCTGCCCTTGGGGAAGGAGTGGGGTTCAGAGGAGGGGTTTGCCAGTTGTGTTCCTCTAGAAAATATGTGAAATCCATAATTAGATTACACTTGAAAATGATGCATTCCTTTGCCATGATGGGGCACATTAGAAAGTGATGCTGATGGGACATGGCAGAGCTCAGAAA
The Apus apus isolate bApuApu2 chromosome 3, bApuApu2.pri.cur, whole genome shotgun sequence genome window above contains:
- the KCNG3 gene encoding potassium voltage-gated channel subfamily G member 3 isoform X1, which produces MNFGRGPSVVLNVGGTRYSFSREVLKDFPLRRVSRLHGCLSEQDVLEVCDDYDRERNEYFFDRHSEAFGFIMLYVRHGHLRFVPHMCELSFYNEMIYWGLEGSHLDYCCQRRLDDRMSETRTYYAAEDPPGEAAAGPEGKGRRPPVAEGGKWLERMRRTFEEPTSSVAAQVLATVSILFVIVSMVVLCASTLPEWRAPENRSVEEQSRYTAESVREPSGIIEAICIGWFTAECIVRFIVSKNKCEFVRRPLNIIDLLAITPYYISVLMTVLTGENSQLQRAGVTLRVLRMMRIFWVIKLARHFIGLQTLGLTLKRCYREMVMLLVFICVAMAIFSALSQLLENGLDLGTKNKDYASIPAACWWVIISMTTVGYGDMCPITVPGRILGGICVVSGIVLLALPITFIYHSFVQCYHELKFRSARYSRSLSAEFLN